A section of the Kribbella sp. HUAS MG21 genome encodes:
- a CDS encoding DUF998 domain-containing protein, whose amino-acid sequence MDVVPYRLIRNLMLAAGVLYCSLLLEAAAGFPLDVRTSFLSELGARDQPTSPYARGMDLATGVLLLVVVLLARPAGRELRWLLVSTATFGLGTLFDSFSPMDCAPSASAACRAAEVNGQEGAPLVLHEVTSTLAGIGSIAMGVFAVLVLRKYGWGGVWGKAVAVLAGGVAVTQTWLGLQTGIDVLTGNELHAPGILQRVSVLLVCVMLGTLLPGLRQALSR is encoded by the coding sequence ATGGACGTCGTGCCCTACCGCCTGATCCGCAACCTGATGCTTGCCGCCGGCGTGCTCTACTGCAGCCTGCTGCTGGAGGCGGCGGCCGGGTTCCCGCTGGACGTCCGTACGTCGTTCCTGAGCGAGCTGGGCGCGCGGGACCAGCCCACGAGCCCGTACGCGCGGGGGATGGACCTGGCCACGGGGGTGCTGCTGCTGGTCGTCGTACTGCTCGCTCGTCCGGCAGGGCGGGAGCTGAGGTGGTTGCTGGTCAGTACTGCGACCTTCGGGCTGGGGACGCTGTTCGACTCGTTCTCGCCGATGGACTGCGCGCCGTCGGCCAGTGCTGCTTGCCGGGCGGCGGAGGTGAACGGCCAGGAGGGGGCGCCGCTGGTGCTGCACGAGGTCACGTCGACGCTCGCAGGTATCGGCAGCATCGCCATGGGGGTTTTCGCGGTCCTGGTGCTGCGGAAGTACGGCTGGGGTGGTGTGTGGGGCAAAGCGGTCGCCGTACTGGCAGGAGGGGTTGCGGTGACCCAGACGTGGCTGGGCCTGCAGACCGGTATCGACGTCCTCACCGGCAACGAGCTGCACGCGCCGGGCATCCTGCAGCGGGTGTCGGTGCTGCTCGTCTGCGTAATGCTGGGGACATTGCTACCAGGTCTGAGGCAGGCTTTGTCTCGATGA
- a CDS encoding AAA family ATPase → MQTRSPVVVGRDGEIDGLHRLLTGARSGHGGAIFLVGEPGIGKSRLAAAATAQAIDEGMVTLRGRVGAIGTPVAFRPFTEALLSLIRRGEMPAPDSLGPYRRVLGRLVPDWDDGTAHDTAASPVVLGEAVLRLLALAGGDRGCLLVLEDLHGSDPETLAVIEYLLDNLDEQPIALVATMRSETCEAYELARLAAQRGAGMLFELQPLGRTDVAELTAACLGVPVSGVPEQLADQLWRDSAGIPFIVEELLQDAYRTGQLVTEPGSSVQLVDDLQTRVPAAVVHSISSRTAQLGPQSRDILVLAAVIGHRFPLSVVQKATGTDDRLLLATLRAGVAAQLVGPDEPVPDWYAFRHPLTADALLAGLTPTERSALALRCADAIEELHPGLPGEWCPLVADLAETGGETIRAGRLLALAGRRSYDDGSTGSAANLLARAHAMLADDPDLSYRAGVLGSLLLALSAAGRFEDLAVHAATVEEMAGRNLDSRKVAALHVQLADAEMVAGRWSTALEHVATARSLLGSDPDDADLAPVDVVAANLELARNSPDRIRTATELATRAAAAAERAKLPEVSCEALQLLGILAREHDLDLSIEYFHRSRQVAEDHGLTFLRVCSHIFQAVTIYLAEGSVLELERARQQALRIGAIPLMYEVDGILGQHAILRSEYARAAGIIDECLAVTRRLRLGRSATYFLATKAILEAHQGRRSAMEATLAEAASWGGERATYELPYSYGLARTFCALLEENRELAEAEMAQALAYDAKNPTTLHTAGKNGLNLLLGVLSGQSGWAHFEAVTATAASGMRWNKQFVQLAHAVLLGRDGQVEAANAKLVEAMDTASLYPLARHLGLRLVAEPAHADGWGEPVAWLRQAEDHFHNAGIPAVASACRSLMRQLGATVSQRRSGSEQVPAYLRQLGITTREYEVCRLLVDRIGNKSIASRLHISPRTVEKHVASLMSKTQQPDREALSSFARTVLQD, encoded by the coding sequence ATGCAGACCCGTTCGCCCGTTGTGGTCGGCAGAGACGGGGAGATCGACGGTCTTCACCGCCTGCTGACCGGAGCACGCAGCGGGCACGGCGGTGCGATCTTCCTGGTCGGTGAACCAGGGATCGGCAAGAGCCGGCTGGCGGCCGCGGCCACCGCGCAGGCGATCGACGAAGGAATGGTGACGCTCCGTGGCCGGGTCGGTGCGATCGGGACGCCGGTCGCGTTCCGTCCGTTCACCGAGGCACTGCTGTCCTTGATCCGGCGCGGCGAGATGCCGGCGCCGGACAGCCTCGGGCCGTATCGCCGGGTGCTCGGCCGATTGGTGCCGGACTGGGACGACGGCACGGCACACGACACCGCCGCGTCGCCTGTCGTCCTGGGCGAGGCCGTACTGCGGCTGCTCGCGCTGGCAGGTGGGGATCGTGGGTGTCTGCTGGTCCTCGAGGACCTGCACGGCTCCGATCCGGAGACGCTGGCGGTCATCGAGTACCTGCTGGACAACCTGGACGAGCAGCCGATCGCGCTGGTCGCGACGATGCGCTCCGAGACCTGTGAGGCGTACGAGCTGGCACGGCTGGCAGCCCAACGTGGGGCGGGCATGCTGTTCGAACTGCAGCCGCTGGGACGCACTGACGTGGCTGAGCTCACCGCGGCTTGTCTGGGCGTTCCGGTCAGCGGTGTGCCCGAGCAACTGGCAGACCAGCTGTGGCGGGACAGCGCAGGAATTCCTTTCATTGTTGAGGAACTGCTGCAGGACGCGTACCGCACCGGGCAGCTCGTCACCGAGCCGGGCAGCAGTGTGCAGTTGGTCGACGATCTGCAGACGCGGGTGCCGGCCGCCGTTGTGCACAGCATCAGCAGCCGTACGGCGCAGCTCGGGCCGCAGTCCCGGGACATCCTGGTACTGGCCGCTGTCATCGGGCATCGCTTCCCGCTGAGCGTCGTACAGAAGGCAACCGGGACCGACGACCGTTTGCTGCTGGCAACGCTGCGGGCTGGTGTTGCCGCGCAGCTTGTCGGGCCGGACGAGCCCGTGCCCGACTGGTACGCGTTTCGGCATCCGCTCACGGCAGACGCGTTGCTGGCGGGCCTGACGCCGACCGAGCGCTCAGCCTTGGCGCTTCGGTGTGCGGACGCGATCGAGGAGCTGCACCCCGGACTGCCCGGCGAGTGGTGCCCGCTGGTGGCCGATCTCGCCGAGACCGGCGGCGAGACCATCCGCGCCGGGCGGCTGCTCGCACTGGCCGGCCGGCGCTCGTACGACGACGGCTCGACCGGCTCGGCCGCCAACCTGCTCGCACGCGCCCACGCGATGCTGGCGGACGATCCCGACCTCAGCTACCGGGCCGGAGTTCTCGGCTCGTTGCTGCTCGCGCTCAGTGCGGCCGGCCGCTTCGAGGACCTCGCCGTGCACGCCGCGACCGTCGAGGAGATGGCCGGCCGCAACCTCGACAGCCGGAAGGTCGCCGCACTGCACGTCCAGCTGGCTGACGCCGAGATGGTGGCCGGCCGTTGGTCCACCGCCCTGGAGCATGTCGCGACTGCTCGCTCGCTGCTCGGCAGCGATCCGGACGATGCCGACCTTGCGCCGGTCGACGTGGTTGCCGCGAACCTCGAACTCGCCCGGAACAGCCCCGACCGCATCCGGACCGCCACCGAACTCGCTACTCGCGCCGCCGCCGCGGCCGAGCGCGCGAAGCTGCCCGAGGTGAGCTGCGAAGCGCTGCAGTTGCTGGGGATCCTGGCGCGCGAGCACGACCTCGACCTGTCGATCGAGTACTTCCACCGGTCCCGGCAGGTCGCCGAGGATCACGGCCTGACGTTCCTGCGGGTCTGCTCCCACATCTTCCAGGCAGTCACGATCTACCTGGCCGAAGGCAGCGTTCTCGAACTGGAGCGGGCCCGGCAGCAGGCGCTCCGGATCGGCGCGATCCCGTTGATGTACGAGGTCGACGGGATTCTCGGCCAGCACGCGATCCTGCGGTCCGAGTACGCGCGGGCCGCCGGGATCATCGACGAGTGCCTCGCGGTCACGCGGCGGCTGCGGCTCGGCCGGTCGGCGACGTACTTCCTGGCCACCAAGGCGATCCTGGAGGCTCACCAGGGCCGCCGGTCCGCGATGGAGGCGACGCTCGCGGAGGCGGCGAGCTGGGGCGGTGAGCGGGCGACGTACGAGTTGCCGTACTCCTACGGGCTCGCCAGGACGTTCTGCGCGTTGCTGGAGGAGAACCGCGAGCTGGCCGAGGCCGAGATGGCGCAGGCGCTCGCGTACGACGCCAAGAACCCGACGACGCTCCACACCGCCGGCAAGAACGGGCTGAACCTGTTACTCGGCGTACTGTCCGGACAGAGCGGCTGGGCGCATTTCGAGGCGGTCACCGCGACGGCTGCCAGTGGTATGCGGTGGAACAAGCAGTTCGTTCAGCTCGCGCACGCCGTACTGCTTGGACGGGACGGGCAGGTGGAGGCTGCCAACGCCAAGCTGGTCGAGGCGATGGACACCGCGTCGCTGTACCCGTTGGCGCGGCACCTCGGGCTGCGACTCGTGGCTGAGCCGGCACACGCTGACGGCTGGGGTGAGCCGGTCGCGTGGTTGCGGCAGGCGGAGGACCACTTCCACAACGCCGGCATCCCGGCTGTGGCGAGCGCGTGCCGCAGCCTGATGCGCCAGCTCGGTGCGACGGTGTCCCAGCGGCGGAGCGGCTCGGAACAGGTTCCGGCGTACCTGCGCCAGCTGGGCATCACCACCCGCGAGTACGAGGTCTGCCGGTTGCTGGTCGACCGGATCGGGAACAAGTCGATCGCGTCCCGGCTGCACATCTCGCCCCGCACGGTCGAGAAGCACGTGGCCAGTCTGATGTCGAAGACGCAGCAGCCGGACCGCGAAGCGCTGAGCAGCTTCGCCCGGACGGTGCTGCAGGACTAG
- a CDS encoding ROK family transcriptional regulator codes for MAGKGSDMGKGTVGGGTTMLRRINVASVLDAVRRSAPAPLRVAELVERTGLARPTVAQAVDELLDAGWLQQHGPDSADRSLGRPAIRVSLRGRAAPVLGLDVGPHRVTVGVSDLAGRKLSLVRRSGPGWTAQELLGVIAEVINEALAEAEVPADDVAAAVAASPGIVDEHTGRVQLVPSVPGWPAIDLIKHVRGLLDCPVMLDNDANLAALAIAAARGGTGTLLAIQWGERLGAGIVIDGRLHRGTGAAGEIGFIATDTDDVINPEDSRGPLERAVGSEAIAALGRQAALDNPHSRLAELGGEQLDTADVFAAAAERDPVAQAVVQQVARTFARALAPSVLVLDPTAVVIGGGVARAGAVLLDAISDQLRLLTLNHPKLELSALAEDAVVTGAMRMALDEVWQRKLPTPAMTSTT; via the coding sequence GTGGCAGGCAAGGGGTCGGACATGGGCAAGGGAACGGTCGGCGGCGGCACGACGATGCTGCGGCGGATCAACGTCGCCTCGGTCCTGGACGCGGTCCGCCGATCCGCGCCCGCGCCGCTGCGCGTCGCCGAACTGGTGGAGCGGACCGGACTGGCCCGGCCGACGGTCGCCCAGGCCGTCGACGAGCTGCTCGACGCCGGCTGGCTGCAGCAGCACGGCCCCGACTCCGCGGACCGCTCGCTCGGCCGCCCCGCCATCCGCGTCTCCCTGCGCGGCCGTGCCGCGCCCGTGCTCGGGCTGGACGTCGGCCCACACCGGGTGACCGTTGGCGTCTCCGACCTGGCCGGCCGCAAGCTGTCCCTGGTACGGCGTTCCGGGCCGGGCTGGACCGCACAGGAGCTGCTCGGCGTCATCGCCGAGGTGATCAACGAGGCGCTCGCCGAGGCCGAGGTGCCTGCGGATGACGTCGCGGCCGCGGTGGCTGCGAGCCCCGGCATCGTCGACGAGCACACCGGCCGCGTGCAGCTGGTTCCGAGTGTGCCGGGCTGGCCGGCGATCGATCTGATCAAGCATGTGCGCGGTCTGCTCGACTGCCCGGTGATGCTGGACAACGACGCTAACCTGGCCGCGCTGGCGATCGCTGCGGCGCGGGGCGGTACCGGCACGCTGCTGGCGATCCAGTGGGGTGAGCGGCTCGGTGCGGGCATCGTCATCGACGGCCGTCTGCACCGCGGTACCGGGGCGGCCGGCGAGATCGGGTTCATCGCGACCGACACCGACGACGTCATCAACCCTGAGGACAGCCGCGGACCGCTGGAGCGGGCGGTCGGGTCGGAGGCGATCGCGGCGCTGGGTCGACAGGCGGCGCTGGACAACCCGCACTCGCGGCTGGCTGAGCTGGGTGGCGAGCAGTTGGACACCGCTGACGTGTTCGCTGCGGCGGCGGAGCGGGATCCGGTGGCGCAGGCCGTCGTACAGCAGGTTGCTCGGACGTTTGCTCGCGCATTGGCTCCGTCTGTGCTCGTGCTCGACCCGACGGCGGTGGTGATCGGTGGCGGTGTCGCTCGGGCCGGGGCTGTGTTGCTGGACGCGATTTCGGATCAGCTGCGGTTGCTGACGCTCAACCACCCGAAGCTGGAGCTGTCTGCACTGGCTGAGGATGCTGTCGTCACTGGTGCGATGCGGATGGCGCTGGACGAGGTGTGGCAGCGGAAGCTCCCTACGCCGGCGATGACGAGCACTACCTAG
- a CDS encoding alpha/beta fold hydrolase gives MTTTWILVPGLAETPEEFARVVELLPELDIRVIDPWRTSIRSDVDALRAAAGVAPGEQVGLIGHSIGGLAVLRWALTRPLEVTRLVLVDTSLTSETGVPAFYPGRRGDRVVRSVARLLGRIGVPQLLGVAVRRLIVRLGSTSNQDPLSKATAKARYGGQDSWLLFWDELASSWALAAEVAKLLAGPISAIAPATLLVATGGTSRFTATRWLNGQKSLANLLGATVEVLPNSAHLVHLDDPEAIAAATRS, from the coding sequence ATGACGACAACCTGGATCCTGGTGCCCGGCCTGGCCGAGACTCCGGAGGAGTTCGCCCGGGTCGTCGAGCTGCTACCGGAGCTCGACATCCGGGTCATCGATCCGTGGCGTACGTCGATCAGGTCGGACGTCGACGCCCTCCGGGCCGCCGCCGGCGTGGCCCCCGGCGAGCAGGTCGGACTGATCGGCCACTCGATCGGAGGGCTTGCCGTACTGCGCTGGGCACTGACGCGACCGCTGGAGGTCACGCGGCTGGTCCTGGTCGACACCAGCCTCACGTCGGAGACGGGCGTACCCGCGTTCTATCCCGGACGGCGCGGCGACCGGGTTGTGCGCTCGGTGGCGCGTTTGCTCGGACGGATCGGCGTACCGCAGCTCCTAGGCGTCGCGGTGCGCCGGTTGATCGTCCGCCTGGGGAGCACGTCGAACCAAGACCCGTTGTCAAAGGCAACCGCGAAGGCGCGCTACGGCGGTCAGGACTCGTGGCTGCTCTTCTGGGACGAGCTGGCGAGCAGCTGGGCCCTGGCCGCAGAGGTAGCGAAGCTGCTGGCCGGCCCCATATCCGCGATAGCCCCGGCAACCCTGCTGGTGGCAACCGGCGGCACCTCCCGCTTCACCGCCACCCGCTGGCTGAACGGTCAAAAATCCCTCGCCAACCTCCTGGGCGCCACGGTAGAGGTCCTCCCGAACTCCGCCCACCTGGTCCATCTGGACGACCCCGAAGCCATAGCCGCCGCCACAAGAAGCTGA
- the lysX gene encoding bifunctional lysylphosphatidylglycerol synthetase/lysine--tRNA ligase LysX yields the protein MRSEEAAVIPAWQQRAAVWVGRVVVLAAVWSFIAIPLHLVAPKLVKHVDFGFDFIGIPAGHTIFSAVYLAVVGSALLRGKRAALLWVLWVFEALWFLAQVAGIAFTSVRLANPTDADLLRDFGPASVQDLEWGIVQAIVVAAIVVLLWKIRAAFPARLAPGSRRLAVGALVVGMLISVAVSVTLTQLFPRTLTGQRQKIGWAVIAALGQSRSKMGGHEGHGWIGLTVGAISAASLVIAFWIFLRSVQRVRYLTQPEELEVRRLLLLHGERDSLGYFATRRDKAVVFAPGNDAAIAYRVVNGVSLASGDPLGDPVAWPAAIQRWLAEARRYGWSPAVLSASEEAAQAYVDAGLRALSMGDEAIIDVADFTLEGRTMRPVRQAVTRVQRAGYHAQVVRHGDLSPEALAEYVRLAEKWRGARTERGFSMALGRLGDPADARCVMVIARDAEGTVRGLLSFAPWGVRGVSLDLMRRDPESVNGLMEFMVTSLIDASGDLGVHRISLNFAMFREIFSDAERVGAGPVLRLTNALLTAASRFWQLESLYQSNEKYLPRWSPRLICYSRGASLAQVLLAAGTAEGFLPAPRPWTRVDSVETAERHAIMAADGRAFATAVRAQEDELLRPALPARKLTEQEQIRRTKLTELVAAGIDPYPVGVPRTETLERVRELYPNLPPDHHTGHTVSVTGRVMRMRDHGGLAFAQLQDGLTQLQVMLTAASCGDVPLDQWRRLVDIGDHVSVTGEVVTSRRGELSIAATSWTMAAKCLHPLPDKRKGFTDPEARVRQRHLDLVMNPDSLRMMQQRSAAVRALRNGFETRGFIEVETPMLQAVHGGANARPFATHINAYDTELFLRIAPELFLKRLSVGGMGKVFELNRNFRNEGADATHNPEFTSVEAYQPYADYHVMRDLTRELLIEAATAVHGKPVVRRDGEELDISGDWAVVTVHDAVGRAAGTTVTPNTPAERLRELCAEHDVHTTFEMTPGELVLELYDELVEPNTTLPTFYTDFPLETSPLTRNHRSEPRLAERWDLVAFGAEIGTAYSELVDPVEQRRRLTEQSLKAAAGDPEAMSLDEDFLSALEYAMPPTGGLGIGVDRVMMMLTGQNIRSTLAFPFVRPAPRS from the coding sequence GTGCGGTCGGAAGAAGCAGCAGTGATCCCGGCGTGGCAGCAACGGGCCGCGGTCTGGGTGGGCCGCGTCGTCGTCCTCGCCGCGGTGTGGTCGTTCATCGCGATCCCGTTGCATCTCGTGGCGCCGAAGCTCGTCAAGCACGTCGACTTCGGGTTCGACTTCATCGGCATCCCGGCCGGTCACACCATCTTCTCCGCCGTGTACCTGGCGGTCGTCGGCAGCGCGTTGCTGCGCGGCAAGCGCGCCGCGCTGCTCTGGGTGCTGTGGGTCTTCGAGGCGCTCTGGTTCCTCGCGCAGGTCGCCGGCATCGCTTTCACCAGCGTCCGGCTGGCCAACCCTACCGACGCGGACCTGCTCCGCGACTTCGGCCCGGCCAGCGTCCAGGACCTCGAGTGGGGCATCGTGCAGGCGATCGTGGTCGCCGCGATCGTCGTGCTGCTGTGGAAGATCCGCGCCGCGTTCCCGGCCCGGCTCGCGCCCGGTAGCCGGCGGCTCGCGGTCGGCGCGCTGGTGGTCGGCATGCTGATCTCGGTCGCGGTCAGCGTCACGCTCACCCAGCTGTTCCCGCGGACCCTCACCGGGCAGCGGCAGAAGATCGGCTGGGCGGTGATCGCCGCGCTCGGCCAGTCCCGCAGCAAGATGGGCGGTCACGAGGGCCACGGCTGGATCGGCCTGACCGTCGGCGCGATCTCCGCGGCCTCGCTGGTGATCGCGTTCTGGATCTTCCTCCGCTCCGTCCAGCGCGTCCGGTACCTGACCCAGCCCGAGGAGCTCGAGGTCCGGCGCCTGCTCCTGCTGCACGGCGAACGCGACTCCCTCGGGTACTTCGCCACCCGCCGGGACAAGGCGGTGGTGTTTGCCCCGGGCAACGACGCCGCGATCGCCTACCGGGTGGTGAACGGTGTGAGCCTGGCCAGCGGCGACCCGCTGGGCGATCCGGTCGCGTGGCCGGCCGCGATCCAGCGCTGGCTCGCCGAGGCCCGTCGGTACGGTTGGTCGCCCGCGGTGCTGTCGGCCAGCGAGGAGGCGGCACAGGCGTACGTCGACGCCGGGTTGCGCGCGTTGTCGATGGGCGACGAGGCGATCATCGACGTCGCCGACTTCACGCTGGAGGGCCGGACGATGCGGCCGGTGCGGCAGGCGGTCACCCGGGTCCAGCGCGCCGGGTACCACGCCCAGGTCGTCCGGCACGGGGACCTGTCGCCGGAAGCGCTGGCGGAGTACGTGCGACTGGCCGAGAAGTGGCGGGGCGCGCGGACCGAGCGCGGGTTCTCGATGGCGCTCGGGCGGCTCGGCGATCCGGCCGACGCGCGCTGCGTGATGGTCATCGCGCGCGACGCCGAGGGCACCGTTCGCGGGCTGCTGTCGTTCGCGCCGTGGGGCGTCCGGGGTGTGTCGCTGGACCTGATGCGGCGCGACCCGGAGTCCGTGAACGGGCTGATGGAGTTCATGGTGACGTCGCTGATCGACGCCAGCGGCGACCTCGGCGTGCACCGGATCTCGCTGAACTTCGCGATGTTCCGGGAGATCTTCAGCGACGCCGAGCGGGTCGGCGCCGGTCCGGTACTGCGCCTCACCAACGCGCTGCTGACCGCCGCCTCGCGGTTCTGGCAGCTGGAGAGCCTGTACCAGTCGAACGAGAAGTACCTGCCGCGCTGGTCGCCCCGGCTGATCTGCTACTCCCGCGGCGCCTCGCTCGCACAGGTACTGCTGGCCGCCGGTACTGCGGAAGGCTTCCTGCCCGCGCCGCGGCCGTGGACACGTGTAGACAGCGTCGAGACGGCAGAGCGGCACGCGATCATGGCAGCGGACGGCCGCGCGTTCGCAACCGCCGTACGGGCCCAGGAAGACGAACTGCTGCGGCCCGCGTTGCCGGCGCGGAAGCTCACCGAGCAGGAGCAGATCCGGCGGACCAAGCTGACCGAGCTCGTTGCCGCAGGCATCGATCCGTATCCGGTCGGCGTACCGCGGACCGAGACGCTGGAACGGGTACGGGAGCTGTATCCGAACCTGCCGCCGGACCACCACACCGGCCACACCGTGTCCGTCACCGGACGGGTGATGCGGATGCGCGACCACGGCGGGCTGGCGTTCGCGCAGCTACAGGACGGGCTGACACAGCTACAGGTGATGCTCACGGCCGCATCGTGCGGCGACGTACCGCTGGACCAGTGGCGGCGGCTGGTCGACATCGGCGACCACGTCAGCGTGACCGGCGAGGTCGTCACGAGCCGTCGCGGGGAGCTGTCAATCGCGGCGACGTCGTGGACGATGGCGGCGAAGTGCCTGCACCCGTTGCCGGACAAGCGGAAGGGCTTCACCGACCCGGAGGCACGGGTCCGGCAGCGGCACCTCGACCTGGTGATGAACCCGGACTCGCTGCGGATGATGCAGCAGCGCAGTGCCGCCGTACGGGCGCTGCGGAACGGCTTCGAGACCCGCGGCTTCATCGAGGTGGAGACGCCGATGCTGCAGGCGGTGCACGGCGGCGCGAACGCGCGGCCGTTCGCCACGCACATCAACGCCTACGACACCGAGCTGTTCCTGCGGATCGCGCCGGAGCTGTTCCTGAAGCGGCTGAGCGTCGGGGGGATGGGCAAGGTCTTCGAGCTGAACCGGAACTTCCGCAACGAGGGCGCCGACGCGACCCACAACCCGGAGTTCACCTCGGTCGAGGCGTATCAGCCGTACGCCGACTACCACGTGATGCGCGACCTCACCCGGGAGCTGCTGATCGAGGCCGCCACCGCGGTGCACGGCAAGCCCGTCGTACGGCGTGACGGTGAGGAGCTCGACATCTCCGGTGACTGGGCCGTCGTCACCGTGCACGACGCGGTCGGCCGCGCCGCCGGTACGACGGTCACGCCGAACACCCCCGCGGAACGCCTGCGCGAGCTGTGCGCCGAGCACGACGTGCACACGACCTTCGAGATGACGCCGGGCGAGCTGGTGCTGGAGCTGTACGACGAACTCGTCGAGCCGAACACGACACTGCCGACGTTCTACACCGACTTCCCGCTCGAGACGTCGCCATTGACCCGCAACCACCGCTCCGAACCGCGGCTCGCCGAGCGCTGGGACCTGGTCGCGTTCGGTGCCGAGATCGGTACGGCGTACTCCGAGCTCGTCGACCCGGTCGAGCAGCGCCGCCGGCTCACCGAGCAGTCGCTGAAGGCCGCGGCCGGCGACCCGGAGGCGATGTCGCTGGACGAGGACTTCCTGTCGGCGCTCGAGTACGCGATGCCTCCGACGGGCGGTCTCGGCATCGGGGTGGACCGGGTCATGATGATGCTGACCGGCCAGAACATCCGCAGCACCTTGGCGTTCCCGTTCGTGCGTCCCGCTCCGCGCTCCTGA